In Diabrotica undecimpunctata isolate CICGRU chromosome 4, icDiaUnde3, whole genome shotgun sequence, a single genomic region encodes these proteins:
- the LOC140440040 gene encoding uncharacterized protein isoform X2, translating into MEIKQEVSEKTCKLEIDNDTCVGPLDAFKIEIKEEPKIETTYQAFDYSDLNEITVNTEVESEDKFILFEEKQTTIEESCPQDENKMKIMEMLLSSHKGTYTCQHAEEKLLNKNMKVGTGQRPSKCEKQFSDAGGLKKHLKVHTGEKPYKCEICLKHFITMHDLKVHLREHTDDLKVHLRIHTGEKPYKCEICFKQFSEAGGLKKHLMVHTGEKPYKCEICFKQFSQTSHLKIHLRWHAGDKPHKCKTCLKQFITTSDLKRHLRIHTRKKLHKCEICFKQFSEASSLKTHLRVHTGEKPYKCEICLKQFIKMNALKIHLRIHTGEKPYKCEICLKQCITAFVLKRHLRTHTGEKLHKCEICFKQFSDASNLKTHLRVHTGEKPYKCEICLKQFNDMSALKIHLRIHTGEKPYNCEICLKQFINMSTLKRHLRTHTGEKPHKCEICFKQFSVASSLKRHLRVHTGEKT; encoded by the exons atggaaaTAAAACAAGAAGTTAGTGAGAAAACTTGTAAATTAGAAATAGATAATGACACGTGTGTTGGTCCTTTGGATgccttcaaaattgaaattaaggaagaacccAAGATAGAAACTACTTACCAAGCATTTGATTATTCAGACTTAAATGAAATCACTGTAAATACTGAAGTAGAAAGTGAAGATAAATTTatactatttgaagaaaagcAAACAACAATTGAAGAAA GTTGCCCCCAGGatgaaaacaaaatgaaaattatggaAATGTTACTTTCGTCTCATAAAGGAACATATACTTGTCAACATGctgaagaaaaattattaaataaaaatatgaaagttgGGACTGGACAGAGACCTTCCAAATGTGAAAAACAGTTTAGTGATGCAGGtggtttgaaaaaacatttgaaggtgcacactggagaaaaaccgtataagtgtgaaatttgtttaaagcatttTATTACTATGCATGATTTGAAAGTACATTTGAGAGAACACACTGATGATTTGAAAGTacatttgagaatacacactggagaaaaaccatacaagtgtgaaatttgttttaaacaatttagtgaAGCAGGtggtttaaaaaaacatttaatggTGCACACCGGAGAAAAGccgtataagtgtgaaatttgttttaagcagttttcccAAACAAgtcatttgaaaatacatttgaggtGGCATGCTGGAGACAAGCCTCATAAGTGTAAAActtgtttaaaacagtttattaCTACAAGTgatttaaaaagacatttgagaaTACATACTAGAAAAAAacttcacaagtgtgaaatttgttttaaacagtttagtgaagcaagtagtttgaaaacacatttgagagtacacactggagaaaaaccatataagtgtgaaatttgtttaaagcagtttattaAGATGAATGCTTTGAAAATTcatttgagaatacacactggagaaaaaccatacaagtgtgaaatttgtttaaagcagtgtATTACTGCATTTGTTTTAAAAAGACATTTAAGAACACATACCGGAGAAAAacttcacaagtgtgaaatttgttttaaacagtttagtgacgcaagtaatttgaaaacacatttgagagtgcacactggagaaaaaccatataagtgtgaaatttgtttaaagcagtttaatGATATGAGTGCTTTGAAAATTcatttgagaatacacactggagaaaaaccatacaactgtgaaatttgtttaaagcagtttattaATATGAGtactttgaaaagacatttgagaacacatactggagaaaaacctcacaagtgtgaaatttgttttaaacagtttagtgtAGCAAGTAGTTTGAAAcgtcatttgagagtgcacactggagaaaaaacCTAA